Below is a window of Andreesenia angusta DNA.
GAAGCTCTTGGCCACCTGCAAGCTGGTAGCCACCGGAATCACCATAAGGGATGACACCAGCAGTATCCCCACTATTCTCATAGAAATAGTTACAGTAATTGCAACCATAATAGAAAAATAGAGGTTTATGTAGTTCACCTTCACTCCAGCTATTTTGGCTGCCTCTTCGTCGAAAGTCGTGTAGAAAAGCCCCCTGTAGAGCACGAAAACAGAAGTCATTATTATGGCCCCAAGTGTGATGACTATATAGAGATCCTGTTTTGTGACAAGAGATATGCTTCCAAAGAGATACCCCATTATGCCGTTTGTCTTTCCCTCAAAGAGGTTTATAAGCACGCTTGCAGTCCCTATTCCTGCCGCTAGGAATACAGACAGCGCAAGCTCCGCATACTTCTCATAGTGCTTTCTAAGCTTTTCTATCCCTATTGAAGCCGCTATTGATATAGCTATCGCCGTATATATGGGATATATGCCACTGACCATTCCTATAGCCACTCCTGCCAGCGATATATGGGAGAGTGTATCCCCAACCATAGAGAATCTCTTGAGCACAAGGAATAGCCCTATGCTTGAGCAGATCAAAGATACTACTACTCCTATGACTATGGCTCTTCGCATAAAGTCATAAGCTAAAATTTCCATTCCAACACCTACTAGATTAAATTTTTAATATCCCTTTCAGCAATTTCCATTCGTTCCTCTTGCGTAGCCATGTCTGAAAGGTCGTACTCGATGATTTTTCTGTCGTTCAGAAGAAGCACCTTGTCTGCTTTACCGAAGATTTCGACTACGTCATGCGTCACCATTATGAGACTTATACCCAGTTTTTTGTTTAAATCATCTAGTATTTCATAAAAATCTCCCTGTGAAGCTGTGTCGACTCCCACTAGTGGCTCGTCCATAAATATTATGTCTGGATTGCTCACAAGTAGCCTTGCTATGAAAACCCTCTGCTGCTGTCCACCTGAAAGCGTGCCTATTATTCGAGTTTTGTAGTTTTCCATCCCAACTGCCTTTAGAGACTCCTCTATGCTCTCTCTGTCTTTTCTCCCCAGCATCTTAATTATTCCCTTTTTAGAGTAAAGATTGGCTCCAACTACTTCTTCCACAGTTGCAGGGAAGTTAGAATTAAAAGACCTGACCTGCTGTGAAAGATACCCTATGCTTCCCCACTCCTTAAATTCATTTAATTTCTTGCCCTTTATATATATATCCCCACTCTTAGGCTTGAGTAACCCTAGCATCAGCTTGAGGAGTGTACTCTTTGCAGACCCATTCTTTCCAACTATACCTACATACTCCCCGCTTCGTATCTCTAAGTCCACGTTTTCCAAAAGGTTTTCGCCATTTTCGTACCCGAAAGTGAGGTTGTTTAGCTCAAGTATCTTTTCGTCCATTACTTAAGCAACTCCTTCTTGATATTTTCTAGATTCTCTTCCATGAGGGTGATGTAGTTGTCTCCTCTGGCTAGGTTTTCCTCAGTGAGCCCTTCTACTGTATTTAGGACCGATGGCTCTAGCTCTGCCTCTT
It encodes the following:
- a CDS encoding metal ABC transporter ATP-binding protein, whose amino-acid sequence is MDEKILELNNLTFGYENGENLLENVDLEIRSGEYVGIVGKNGSAKSTLLKLMLGLLKPKSGDIYIKGKKLNEFKEWGSIGYLSQQVRSFNSNFPATVEEVVGANLYSKKGIIKMLGRKDRESIEESLKAVGMENYKTRIIGTLSGGQQQRVFIARLLVSNPDIIFMDEPLVGVDTASQGDFYEILDDLNKKLGISLIMVTHDVVEIFGKADKVLLLNDRKIIEYDLSDMATQEERMEIAERDIKNLI
- a CDS encoding metal ABC transporter permease, with protein sequence MEILAYDFMRRAIVIGVVVSLICSSIGLFLVLKRFSMVGDTLSHISLAGVAIGMVSGIYPIYTAIAISIAASIGIEKLRKHYEKYAELALSVFLAAGIGTASVLINLFEGKTNGIMGYLFGSISLVTKQDLYIVITLGAIIMTSVFVLYRGLFYTTFDEEAAKIAGVKVNYINLYFSIMVAITVTISMRIVGILLVSSLMVIPVATSLQVAKSFKQSMVYANLFGLISIVSGLVVSFYLDLAPGGSIVLISLGMLLLVLGAKLFKRKLGV